From Paenibacillus sp. V4I7, one genomic window encodes:
- a CDS encoding OmpL47-type beta-barrel domain-containing protein has product MLQASATKTYKWMALVLAVIMICTPVLSIPSKTFASTETNFYVDGTNGNDSNNGQSTLAAFKTIQKAANVAVSGDKVKIMAGVYRETVIPKSDGVTFQNYNGDKVTLSGGDLVTGWTPTATNAAIYSAPMGWDYNNGYGNIVYYTDASGNTTSLSPARWPNIPDSKMFDKTKYAKYTSNPSSPVATNGGANLQFNSVAVSSSYTVPSTIANDLQGALLVSSVNNGFVVYTGKITGNTGNTLQVEWPYTASGYYPQSGNPGFGFYITNSYNALIHDVANPVSGVPTAVWYKDVANKNLYVSVPGGADPNTGTIEAKSREYVFDLSSRTGITISGINIRSAGINFANSSSNTFKGATIEMVDSTNQPFAANTTLGGFVSGFTLDGDHNTVRDCEIKNMYGFGIIVKGHDNNVINNDIHDFNRYGLYADGINVNGYNHLISHNSVYNGGRAAIGGFFTSSIFQYNDIHDCMKISYDGGVFYVSNSDFGSSEIHHNTVHDTAGEGIYFDNVSFNAAVYNNIVYNVSVGFLINTPNERMILLNNTVYNCPTSLSSWGAAYDGTGSFGTTVVGNIFAANTYNSQTSGGSFEQFNTIGTSSALAPMFVNAAGNNFALKNPNDYRSVVLPGVTDGFTSTYPVMGAIQPGVTWKAGSDLANAANINPTFQLHNIPYKQLLVNGGFPTGDMSGWTTTGSPQIVTQNGWDFRTSGLIRSGSYGVVLNDGDKISQTVTGLKPNTTYNVSVWGKVMGQQVLASTMDTAASTPVTNTKYRSMNSYIIPGTTTTLKFNQINFGSSALYNSVYFGTVANSSTGTIKMYIDSPTTGTLVATDTMNLDTAQNGQWFYRRSIPLSSVAGTHDVYLVFSNTNPATAINCYFGDFTLFNSNPNPATDSLVLGASGFDNSGTPKTLSKSTINAGNNVVGAGSRPDHFSFTTGSNSTSATIYATKTGGGGLRGYVDEFGLAESTTTAPVYQSLNALEGFENGLGNWVASAGSKSTSTAVKHSGNNSYIVNEDVDNITQNFETSYNKVVTMWFYDNLNKTNVQMAAFVDDGVTNRAIMVNTPTSTTKYSLRLSGGITATTVNRSLGWHEFKWDYSSGTKLDMYIDGILITPPAGVTGVTSFNKIRIGDFWSGNPNTVYFDDISIKDANSKPVGVSSELTTPQNRAISGILSASDANGDPLTYSIVSNGTQGTAVVTNPSTGEFTYTPNPDVIGSDTFSFIVNDGVVNSDVSTVTVRILDITSPVTTDDAQSGWHQDAQTIQLTATDEGSGVAQTFYSLNGSLFAEGNTVQIDEEGLNELNYYSIDAAGNQETQKSVTIKIDRTAPVITAAVTAASPDGQNGWYVDEVTVSLAAEDTLSGVATMEYSVDEGANWQTYQAPVTINQDGSYIIMYRSVDNAGNVETARNISFNLDAHMPSVTISSPVKDNSYNDSGDLTLQFNVTDDLSGVDNNLTTVTLDGMTVQQATTIPLYSLALGTHTLTVTSSDLAGNTQSVTVTFQTITNIDSLMALVTRFSGNNGIDNGGIANSLQKKLEKGNLNSFINEVQAQSGKHISNEAAAYLLRDANFLQK; this is encoded by the coding sequence ATGCTTCAAGCAAGTGCAACTAAGACTTATAAATGGATGGCCCTGGTATTAGCGGTGATAATGATTTGCACACCAGTTTTATCGATACCGTCAAAAACTTTTGCATCGACGGAAACAAACTTCTATGTTGATGGCACGAACGGAAACGATTCTAACAATGGTCAGTCCACATTGGCAGCTTTTAAGACGATCCAAAAAGCTGCCAATGTTGCGGTTTCTGGCGACAAAGTCAAAATTATGGCCGGTGTTTACCGTGAAACAGTCATACCTAAAAGTGATGGGGTGACGTTTCAGAACTACAATGGTGACAAAGTTACCTTGTCCGGAGGTGATTTGGTCACTGGATGGACGCCCACAGCAACAAATGCTGCCATCTATTCGGCACCTATGGGTTGGGATTACAATAACGGTTATGGCAATATTGTCTATTATACGGATGCCAGTGGGAATACCACATCGTTGAGTCCGGCAAGATGGCCTAACATCCCGGACAGTAAGATGTTTGACAAGACAAAATACGCAAAATATACATCCAATCCTAGCAGTCCTGTTGCAACAAACGGAGGAGCTAATTTACAATTTAACAGCGTTGCGGTTAGTAGCTCGTACACGGTGCCTTCTACAATAGCAAATGATTTGCAAGGGGCTTTGCTTGTTTCCTCGGTAAATAATGGATTCGTGGTGTACACCGGAAAGATTACGGGTAACACCGGAAATACCTTGCAGGTTGAGTGGCCTTACACGGCTTCCGGTTACTATCCACAAAGCGGCAATCCAGGTTTTGGTTTTTATATCACTAACTCTTATAATGCATTGATTCATGATGTGGCAAATCCGGTAAGTGGCGTACCTACAGCAGTATGGTACAAGGATGTTGCGAACAAAAATTTGTATGTATCTGTACCAGGTGGAGCGGATCCAAATACTGGGACTATTGAGGCGAAGAGTAGAGAGTATGTTTTCGACTTATCCAGTCGTACAGGTATTACCATCAGTGGAATTAATATACGTTCTGCCGGTATCAACTTTGCGAATTCCAGCTCCAACACATTCAAGGGCGCTACCATTGAAATGGTCGATTCCACTAACCAACCCTTTGCTGCTAATACAACTTTGGGTGGTTTTGTTTCTGGCTTTACATTGGATGGCGACCACAACACCGTTCGCGATTGTGAAATTAAAAATATGTATGGATTTGGGATCATTGTCAAAGGCCATGATAACAATGTGATTAATAATGACATTCACGATTTTAATCGTTATGGACTTTATGCCGACGGTATAAACGTTAATGGGTACAATCATCTGATTAGTCATAACAGTGTGTACAACGGAGGACGTGCTGCCATTGGCGGTTTTTTCACCAGTTCAATATTCCAGTACAATGACATACATGATTGTATGAAGATTTCCTATGACGGCGGTGTGTTTTACGTCTCAAACAGCGATTTTGGCAGCTCAGAGATCCACCACAATACCGTGCATGATACTGCAGGTGAAGGCATTTATTTCGATAATGTGTCCTTCAATGCCGCGGTTTATAACAACATCGTTTATAACGTTAGTGTGGGTTTCCTAATCAACACCCCCAATGAACGCATGATTTTGTTAAATAATACGGTATACAACTGCCCTACAAGTCTTAGCAGCTGGGGTGCTGCCTATGATGGAACAGGCTCTTTCGGAACCACGGTCGTCGGCAATATTTTTGCGGCAAATACTTACAACTCTCAGACCTCAGGTGGCTCCTTTGAACAATTTAATACCATAGGTACTAGTTCAGCTCTTGCTCCTATGTTTGTAAATGCTGCTGGCAACAATTTTGCTTTGAAGAACCCGAACGACTACCGTAGTGTTGTGTTACCCGGTGTTACTGACGGATTCACTTCCACTTACCCTGTCATGGGCGCTATTCAGCCCGGAGTGACATGGAAAGCGGGAAGCGACTTAGCCAATGCTGCCAATATCAATCCAACTTTCCAGCTTCATAATATTCCTTACAAGCAATTGCTTGTAAATGGCGGTTTCCCTACTGGTGATATGAGTGGTTGGACTACCACCGGCTCTCCTCAAATCGTAACACAAAACGGATGGGATTTTAGAACCAGCGGTTTGATAAGAAGTGGTTCTTACGGTGTTGTCCTGAACGATGGAGATAAGATTTCCCAGACGGTTACAGGGCTGAAACCAAACACCACTTATAACGTTAGTGTTTGGGGTAAGGTAATGGGACAACAGGTATTGGCAAGCACCATGGATACCGCCGCAAGCACACCTGTTACGAATACGAAATACCGTTCAATGAATAGTTACATCATTCCGGGTACGACGACTACCCTAAAATTCAATCAAATTAATTTTGGGTCCTCTGCGCTGTACAACTCCGTGTACTTTGGTACAGTCGCTAATTCCAGTACCGGTACAATTAAAATGTATATTGATAGCCCTACTACGGGTACTCTAGTTGCCACGGATACAATGAACTTAGACACAGCACAAAATGGTCAATGGTTCTATAGAAGAAGTATACCGCTTTCTTCGGTAGCAGGGACGCATGACGTTTATTTGGTATTTTCTAACACCAATCCAGCGACGGCTATCAATTGTTATTTCGGTGACTTTACATTATTTAATTCTAACCCTAATCCTGCTACGGACAGCCTTGTATTGGGAGCTAGCGGATTTGATAACAGTGGTACTCCAAAGACATTAAGTAAAAGTACCATAAATGCTGGCAATAACGTTGTCGGTGCAGGAAGTCGTCCTGACCATTTTTCCTTTACAACAGGGTCAAACAGTACCAGTGCTACCATATATGCAACTAAAACTGGTGGCGGCGGATTGAGAGGTTATGTGGATGAGTTTGGTTTGGCAGAGAGTACAACCACAGCTCCTGTTTATCAATCCTTAAACGCATTGGAGGGCTTTGAAAACGGATTGGGTAACTGGGTAGCATCAGCAGGTTCTAAATCGACTTCTACAGCAGTGAAGCATTCCGGCAATAACAGCTATATTGTCAATGAAGATGTTGATAACATCACTCAAAATTTCGAAACTAGCTACAACAAAGTGGTTACGATGTGGTTTTATGACAATCTCAACAAGACGAACGTGCAAATGGCAGCGTTTGTGGATGATGGGGTAACGAATCGGGCAATCATGGTTAATACACCGACTTCGACAACTAAATATTCATTGCGACTAAGTGGTGGAATTACGGCAACAACCGTAAACAGAAGCCTAGGCTGGCATGAGTTCAAGTGGGACTATAGCTCTGGTACGAAACTGGATATGTATATCGATGGGATACTCATTACACCACCGGCAGGCGTGACTGGCGTGACTAGTTTCAACAAGATAAGAATAGGAGATTTTTGGTCTGGAAATCCGAACACCGTGTATTTTGATGATATCAGTATCAAAGATGCCAATAGTAAGCCTGTTGGCGTAAGCTCTGAATTGACGACTCCGCAAAATAGAGCTATTAGCGGAATTTTATCTGCAAGCGATGCAAACGGAGATCCGCTGACTTACAGCATTGTGAGCAATGGTACGCAAGGAACGGCAGTGGTTACGAATCCGTCAACTGGAGAGTTTACGTATACGCCAAACCCTGATGTGATTGGCTCAGATACATTTAGTTTCATCGTAAATGATGGAGTTGTAAATTCAGATGTCTCCACAGTGACGGTTCGCATATTGGATATTACTTCGCCTGTGACGACGGATGATGCGCAAAGTGGTTGGCATCAAGATGCACAGACGATCCAGTTAACAGCAACGGATGAAGGCAGTGGCGTTGCGCAAACCTTTTACAGCCTAAATGGTAGTCTGTTCGCAGAAGGAAATACGGTTCAAATTGATGAAGAAGGCTTGAATGAGCTCAATTATTACAGCATCGATGCTGCAGGCAATCAGGAAACTCAGAAATCAGTAACAATCAAAATCGATAGAACCGCACCTGTCATTACAGCAGCAGTGACAGCTGCCTCTCCTGATGGACAGAATGGGTGGTATGTAGATGAGGTGACGGTAAGCCTAGCTGCCGAAGATACTTTATCAGGCGTGGCCACAATGGAATACAGCGTAGATGAAGGCGCTAACTGGCAAACTTACCAGGCACCGGTAACCATAAATCAAGATGGCAGTTATATCATCATGTATCGATCGGTTGACAACGCGGGGAACGTGGAAACAGCACGGAACATCTCGTTCAATCTGGACGCACACATGCCGAGCGTTACCATCTCTTCGCCTGTTAAAGACAATAGCTATAACGATTCAGGGGATTTAACGCTGCAATTTAACGTGACCGATGATTTGTCAGGAGTGGATAACAACTT
- a CDS encoding ABC transporter substrate-binding protein, protein MKTLKSVFSKTIVLSMATALILSGCGKTATETPSTNTNASPAPVATEAAKPVILKFVQLSPGKQADAQEVWDEFNKKLATLLPNTKVEFVPVTPAEYADKWKLMAASAEPIDIAWTGYALDYPSEVNKGSYMELDALVDKYAPELMKEIPSWVLDRARVNGKLYAIPNYQQAVDSRPTLRVPKEFIDKGYIDPKLAQETFYKNGPVSKESFAVIEGYLEKLKANNQLRKGFSPNVLTSMQHHNILISATAPFKLVGDLKDPKSLKVINWYDTPQEQLFIKTMTDWYAKGYIRKDILSLQNQRQDEGKPDGNIAWFHSLIGSIEDQSKTDSTRYGFPIQVIPMEEKYTISALSDSTNLAIPRTSKNPERAMQLINLLDTVKGKELYNLLVWGIEGKHYKKISDNKIETIGYSGQGTADAKYGIQNWGSGNTANSYETQANPANFTQIWKDINAGATISPLLGYKPTLDPIKTELAQIAAVVKEYQGTVNALVLESGAVADSDAKYKEFIDKMKKAGSDKVIAELQKQIDEFFKTK, encoded by the coding sequence ATGAAAACGCTTAAAAGTGTGTTTAGCAAGACGATTGTTCTTAGTATGGCTACAGCGTTAATATTATCTGGTTGCGGTAAAACTGCTACCGAGACACCAAGTACAAACACCAATGCATCACCTGCACCTGTAGCTACAGAAGCAGCTAAGCCGGTGATACTAAAGTTTGTGCAGTTAAGTCCAGGTAAGCAAGCAGATGCACAAGAGGTTTGGGATGAGTTTAACAAGAAATTGGCAACATTATTGCCAAACACAAAGGTAGAATTCGTACCCGTTACTCCTGCGGAATACGCTGACAAATGGAAGCTGATGGCAGCTTCAGCAGAGCCGATTGATATTGCATGGACAGGATATGCATTGGATTATCCAAGCGAGGTCAACAAAGGATCTTATATGGAGTTGGATGCATTGGTTGATAAATACGCACCTGAGCTTATGAAAGAAATACCTTCTTGGGTATTGGACCGCGCTCGTGTAAACGGTAAATTGTATGCGATTCCAAACTATCAGCAAGCTGTAGATAGCCGTCCAACCCTGCGTGTACCGAAAGAGTTTATTGATAAAGGATACATCGATCCGAAGCTAGCACAGGAAACCTTTTATAAGAATGGTCCAGTTTCCAAAGAGTCTTTCGCTGTCATCGAAGGCTACCTGGAGAAATTAAAAGCGAACAACCAATTACGCAAAGGATTTAGCCCGAATGTACTTACAAGTATGCAGCATCACAATATTTTAATCTCAGCAACCGCTCCTTTCAAACTGGTTGGTGATTTGAAAGACCCGAAAAGCTTAAAGGTTATCAATTGGTATGACACACCGCAAGAGCAACTGTTTATTAAAACAATGACGGACTGGTATGCCAAAGGTTACATCCGTAAAGATATATTGAGCTTGCAAAATCAACGTCAAGATGAAGGCAAGCCGGACGGTAACATTGCTTGGTTCCATTCTTTAATCGGTAGCATTGAAGATCAATCAAAGACGGATAGTACTCGATATGGCTTCCCGATTCAAGTAATTCCTATGGAAGAGAAGTATACGATTTCTGCATTATCCGATAGCACAAATTTAGCTATTCCAAGAACATCCAAAAATCCAGAACGCGCTATGCAGCTTATTAATTTATTAGATACAGTGAAGGGTAAAGAATTGTATAACCTTCTTGTTTGGGGAATTGAAGGCAAGCATTATAAGAAAATTTCCGATAACAAAATTGAAACAATCGGTTACTCAGGCCAAGGGACTGCAGATGCTAAATATGGTATACAAAACTGGGGTTCTGGCAATACGGCGAATAGTTACGAAACGCAAGCTAACCCAGCCAATTTTACACAAATTTGGAAGGATATCAATGCCGGTGCTACCATTTCTCCTCTACTTGGTTATAAGCCTACTCTTGATCCAATTAAAACAGAGCTTGCACAAATTGCGGCTGTTGTTAAAGAGTATCAAGGTACAGTTAATGCTCTTGTCCTAGAATCAGGGGCAGTTGCTGACTCTGATGCAAAGTATAAGGAGTTTATCGACAAAATGAAAAAAGCAGGCTCAGACAAAGTAATAGCTGAACTTCAAAAGCAAATCGACGAATTCTTTAAAACAAAATAA